A single region of the Legionella oakridgensis ATCC 33761 = DSM 21215 genome encodes:
- a CDS encoding DHA2 family efflux MFS transporter permease subunit, whose product MKKNIILFIVSFAMFMETVDTTIINTAVPMMARSLNVNPIDLKLALISYLVSLAIFIPISGWIADKYGVKKIFIAAISIFTLSSIWCGFSHSLSELIIARFIQGLGGSLTLPVGRLIIVRTCERHELVAKMSIVVIVAAVGMMMGPVLGGIITNYFSWRWIFWVNVPVGFLAIFLSIYLLPVMPALPVHALDKFGFILFGSGLALLTYGLSILSESEVQDVHSILIIGISCLLLIFYIWHSHRQQHPIVRIELLHSRTFRVSVMGNLLARLGFGGLPFLLPLLLQIGLGFSPQLSGLLLAPTALGVILVKPLSVSILRFLGYKKLLILNTILVSLVLSIFSLIDQFSSIYSIGFLTFIYGFLISLQYTGMNSLAYANISHEDLSAATSIMSTIQQLAQSFGVAAAAILVKLFSIKFPNHLSLSIHTFHQVFIAIGILTLLSTIVFMHLKKEDGQELITMPAS is encoded by the coding sequence ATGAAAAAAAATATCATATTATTTATTGTTTCTTTTGCCATGTTCATGGAAACAGTAGATACCACCATCATTAATACGGCCGTTCCAATGATGGCGCGCAGTTTAAATGTAAATCCCATAGACCTTAAATTAGCTTTAATCAGTTATTTGGTTAGTTTGGCTATTTTTATTCCAATTAGTGGTTGGATAGCAGACAAATATGGCGTTAAAAAAATCTTTATAGCTGCTATTTCTATTTTTACTCTGAGCTCAATTTGGTGTGGATTTTCGCATAGTTTATCAGAGCTGATTATTGCACGATTTATACAAGGTTTAGGGGGATCTTTAACGCTTCCTGTTGGACGATTGATCATTGTGCGTACTTGTGAGCGCCATGAATTAGTTGCAAAAATGAGTATTGTAGTGATAGTTGCTGCCGTTGGGATGATGATGGGTCCAGTATTAGGAGGTATTATCACGAATTATTTCTCGTGGCGCTGGATATTTTGGGTAAACGTGCCTGTTGGTTTTCTGGCAATATTTTTATCCATCTATTTATTGCCTGTCATGCCTGCTCTTCCTGTCCATGCATTGGATAAATTTGGTTTCATCTTGTTTGGCAGTGGGCTTGCGTTATTAACTTATGGCTTATCCATCCTTAGTGAATCGGAAGTGCAAGATGTTCATTCCATCTTAATCATTGGAATTTCATGTTTGTTATTGATTTTTTATATTTGGCATTCTCATCGACAGCAACATCCCATCGTGAGAATCGAGCTATTACATTCAAGGACATTTCGTGTTTCTGTGATGGGTAATTTGCTTGCACGCTTAGGATTTGGTGGTCTTCCTTTTTTATTGCCGTTGCTTTTGCAAATTGGTCTTGGATTTTCTCCACAGTTATCTGGATTATTATTGGCACCAACCGCTCTCGGCGTTATTTTGGTGAAGCCTTTGTCAGTGTCCATATTAAGGTTTTTGGGTTATAAAAAATTATTAATTTTAAATACAATTTTGGTTAGTTTAGTACTGTCGATTTTTTCTTTAATTGACCAATTTTCTTCAATTTATAGTATTGGATTTTTAACCTTTATTTATGGGTTTTTAATTTCATTACAATACACAGGTATGAATTCATTGGCATATGCCAATATTTCTCATGAGGATCTTAGTGCTGCAACGAGCATTATGAGTACTATTCAGCAGTTGGCTCAAAGCTTTGGAGTAGCTGCTGCAGCCATTCTTGTAAAATTGTTTTCAATTAAATTTCCCAATCATTTGTCTTTATCCATACATACTTTCCATCAAGTATTTATTGCGATAGGGATATTGACACTTTTATCAACCATTGTATTTATGCATTTGAAAAAAGAGGACGGGCAAGAATTAATTACAATGCCTGCGTCCTAG
- the tmpT gene encoding thiopurine S-methyltransferase, with the protein MKAEYWQQKWQSNEIGFNQAEPNQLMQRYFSCLNLESHARIFVPLCGKSIDMLWLSAQGYEVIGVELSQLACDAFFKENNKVASVFELSAFTVFQKEPITLFAGDFFQLSKKQIGQLDAVYDRAALIALPTELRKRYVAYLLTLLDKNTQVFLIVTSYDQRDMEGPPFSVDEQEVKALYGEHFNIKQLYKKIIKVIPDHLHAKGLKSAIEQVYCLQTK; encoded by the coding sequence ATGAAAGCAGAATACTGGCAGCAAAAATGGCAATCCAACGAGATTGGATTCAATCAGGCAGAACCTAATCAATTAATGCAGCGTTATTTTTCCTGTTTAAATCTGGAGTCGCATGCCCGGATTTTTGTTCCTTTATGCGGAAAAAGTATCGATATGTTATGGCTTTCAGCCCAAGGATATGAAGTCATTGGTGTGGAGCTCAGCCAACTGGCCTGCGATGCTTTTTTTAAAGAAAACAATAAGGTGGCTAGCGTATTTGAACTTTCAGCTTTTACTGTGTTTCAGAAAGAGCCCATTACTTTGTTTGCAGGGGATTTTTTTCAATTAAGTAAAAAACAAATTGGTCAGCTCGATGCTGTGTATGATCGGGCAGCATTGATTGCATTACCTACTGAGTTACGTAAACGCTATGTGGCTTATTTATTGACATTACTGGATAAAAACACACAGGTATTTTTAATCGTCACGTCTTATGATCAGCGTGACATGGAAGGGCCGCCATTTTCAGTAGATGAACAGGAAGTTAAGGCGTTGTATGGAGAACATTTTAATATAAAACAGTTGTATAAAAAAATAATTAAGGTTATTCCAGATCACCTTCATGCCAAGGGACTTAAATCTGCGATTGAACAAGTATATTGTTTGCAAACTAAGTGA
- a CDS encoding outer membrane beta-barrel protein, producing the protein MINIKWKPLTLACVGTCLAINVHASSRDGLYFGAGIGAAFDQFDLTTKNIINGFTVKSPMNEKTSAVGNVFVGYGGTADSGFYLAGELGTYFPSRSATNYGRPGVFITASTFTDTMRVQDYATIDALPGYRLNEAWLLYGRAGLTYAHFELNQAATALVPAFNSSENKWGGRIGAGLNFAFNSNLGIGLDYFYTHYPKVNTTAGAFNTSFTQQVCSNYVGISALYTI; encoded by the coding sequence GTGATAAACATAAAATGGAAACCATTGACTCTGGCATGCGTAGGAACATGTCTGGCCATCAATGTGCATGCAAGTAGCCGAGATGGGCTTTATTTTGGTGCAGGTATTGGTGCGGCATTCGACCAATTTGATTTAACAACAAAAAACATCATCAATGGGTTTACTGTAAAAAGCCCAATGAATGAAAAAACCAGTGCGGTCGGGAATGTGTTTGTTGGCTATGGTGGCACCGCTGATTCCGGATTTTATTTGGCAGGAGAACTTGGCACTTATTTTCCTAGCCGTTCTGCCACGAATTATGGTCGTCCGGGCGTATTTATCACTGCGTCAACATTTACTGATACCATGCGTGTTCAAGATTACGCGACTATCGATGCATTGCCCGGGTATCGACTGAATGAAGCTTGGCTATTATATGGACGAGCTGGTTTAACCTATGCTCATTTTGAGCTTAATCAAGCAGCGACTGCGTTGGTGCCAGCGTTTAATTCTTCTGAAAATAAATGGGGTGGACGAATTGGTGCGGGGTTAAATTTTGCATTTAATAGTAATCTAGGTATTGGTTTAGATTACTTCTATACGCATTATCCAAAAGTGAATACAACGGCAGGAGCGTTTAATACCAGTTTTACCCAGCAAGTATGCAGCAATTACGTCGGAATTTCTGCTTTATATACTATATAG
- a CDS encoding transporter substrate-binding domain-containing protein, whose translation MKWFKFIVFPIIFYAYTSLVFADVIKVGTMIFYPPFVMSVNQGFDVDLIQSLCRRTNLQCQMVPMDFNKIFGALDSGAIDVAIGGIVITPERLNRYIFTTPYLLSKGEFLTLQDNNLQSITGLKGKSVGVIRGEQDEGVFYNYLNTNYADEFQIKAFDDIADVLTALSNKEIAAAFVHESTAIYWQQNGGGQFQLLGPPTIIGEGMGIMALPKNINLIQQFNQQLQIMENDGTYINLYSTYLGNVL comes from the coding sequence ATGAAATGGTTCAAATTTATAGTATTTCCCATCATTTTTTACGCTTATACCTCTCTTGTTTTTGCCGATGTCATTAAAGTAGGAACCATGATTTTCTACCCACCGTTTGTCATGTCCGTCAATCAAGGATTTGATGTGGATTTAATTCAGTCTCTTTGTCGTAGAACGAATTTGCAATGTCAGATGGTGCCTATGGATTTTAATAAAATTTTTGGAGCATTAGACTCAGGAGCTATTGATGTGGCTATTGGGGGGATTGTCATTACCCCAGAAAGGTTGAATCGCTATATATTTACTACTCCTTATTTGCTTAGTAAAGGAGAGTTTTTAACGCTACAGGATAATAATCTCCAGTCCATCACCGGTTTAAAGGGAAAGAGCGTTGGCGTCATCAGAGGCGAACAAGACGAAGGAGTCTTTTATAATTATTTAAATACCAATTATGCCGATGAATTTCAAATTAAAGCTTTTGATGATATAGCGGATGTTCTTACTGCTTTATCTAATAAAGAGATTGCAGCAGCATTCGTCCATGAATCGACAGCCATTTATTGGCAACAAAATGGAGGAGGACAATTTCAATTGCTGGGACCTCCGACCATTATAGGCGAAGGGATGGGAATCATGGCGCTGCCCAAAAATATCAACTTAATTCAGCAATTTAATCAGCAGCTTCAAATTATGGAAAACGATGGAACTTACATTAATTTATACAGTACTTATCTTGGGAATGTTCTATAG